In one Photobacterium swingsii genomic region, the following are encoded:
- a CDS encoding protein-disulfide reductase DsbD family protein produces the protein MKKAITSQNTLLTMFAALLFSLFAFNAQAKDYTTGWLTNPMHPPVQVRFMLTGQTDEAAKTVEGLLEVDLEGDWKTYWRSPGEGGVAPKIDWEMSNNISDLEWHWPMPKRYEFLGVETLGYKHKVVFPMTVKVNDFNKPVFLSGKLTMSSCTTICVLTDYEVVMDFIPNQLTPSTDAMHLYNQGMSNVPTDNANVSIDQTSWNNDKQELSVLISNTQAWSKPDIFVDSNDEALENVSFSTPSITKDNQQLVATFKVSSWFGKPDLTNKTLNVTVTDTDLAVEEQAIATTLPITTQIGSSIWQTIAFALIGGLILNIMPCVLPVLGMKLSSIIATEGMERRQIRTQFIASAAGILVSFWLLAGFLTALKVSGQALGWGIQFQSPYFIGAMIVITGAFAANMLGLFEIRLSSSTNTWLATRGDNSHLGHFIQGMFATLLATPCSAPFLGTAVAYALGADIVTLFAIFTALAIGMAAPWLLIALFPQLASKLPKPGNWMNGVKTLFGLMMLATSLWLLSLMTSFVSTGTVVGFAVTSLILLLWRLGQVKGRKSVVITLAVILLGGASSLFIGSLTADKWSTPLPADHAWQPLKSEAISQEVAQGKTVFVDVTADWCITCKANKIGVLLQNPVYDKLDQDNIVLMRGDWTTPSDYVTGFLQSYGRFGVPFNIVYGPNAPEGIALPVILTKDDVMAAIAEAEGKSTSSDKG, from the coding sequence TTGAAAAAAGCTATTACATCTCAAAATACGCTGTTGACCATGTTCGCAGCATTACTTTTCAGCTTGTTTGCATTTAATGCCCAAGCGAAAGACTACACAACGGGCTGGTTGACCAACCCGATGCACCCGCCCGTGCAAGTACGTTTCATGCTAACTGGCCAGACTGATGAAGCAGCCAAAACTGTTGAAGGTTTACTAGAGGTTGATCTCGAAGGAGATTGGAAAACCTATTGGCGATCACCGGGTGAAGGTGGTGTTGCTCCCAAGATTGACTGGGAAATGTCTAACAATATCAGTGATCTTGAATGGCATTGGCCTATGCCAAAACGCTATGAGTTTTTAGGCGTTGAGACATTAGGCTACAAGCATAAAGTCGTCTTCCCCATGACGGTTAAAGTAAATGACTTTAACAAGCCCGTCTTTTTGTCTGGCAAGTTAACCATGTCATCTTGTACCACGATTTGTGTACTGACTGACTACGAAGTCGTGATGGATTTCATCCCTAACCAACTCACGCCATCAACAGATGCAATGCACTTGTACAACCAAGGCATGAGTAATGTTCCTACCGACAATGCGAATGTAAGCATAGATCAAACAAGTTGGAATAACGACAAACAAGAGCTATCTGTGCTTATTAGCAACACTCAAGCTTGGTCTAAACCTGACATTTTTGTTGATAGTAACGATGAAGCACTAGAGAACGTTTCATTCAGCACCCCGAGTATTACCAAAGATAACCAACAATTAGTTGCAACCTTTAAAGTAAGCAGTTGGTTTGGTAAACCAGATTTAACCAACAAAACGTTAAATGTGACAGTTACCGATACAGACTTGGCCGTCGAAGAGCAAGCTATTGCCACGACGCTGCCAATTACCACTCAAATTGGTTCAAGTATTTGGCAAACCATTGCTTTTGCACTGATTGGTGGTCTGATTCTGAATATTATGCCTTGTGTTCTACCTGTCCTCGGTATGAAACTAAGCAGTATTATCGCAACTGAAGGCATGGAACGTCGTCAAATTCGTACTCAGTTCATTGCATCTGCGGCGGGTATTCTAGTTTCATTCTGGCTATTGGCTGGGTTCTTAACAGCATTAAAAGTATCTGGGCAAGCATTAGGCTGGGGTATCCAATTCCAGAGCCCTTACTTTATTGGCGCAATGATCGTAATAACAGGTGCATTTGCCGCTAATATGCTGGGGCTTTTTGAAATTCGCCTTTCAAGCAGTACCAATACTTGGCTAGCCACCCGCGGTGATAACTCACACCTTGGTCACTTTATTCAAGGCATGTTTGCAACCTTACTTGCAACGCCTTGTAGTGCGCCATTCTTAGGCACTGCTGTCGCGTATGCACTTGGTGCTGATATTGTTACTCTATTTGCCATCTTCACCGCGCTGGCAATTGGCATGGCCGCACCATGGTTGTTAATCGCCCTATTCCCTCAGCTTGCATCTAAGTTGCCTAAACCGGGTAATTGGATGAACGGTGTTAAAACGCTATTTGGCTTGATGATGCTAGCGACCAGTCTATGGCTACTTAGCTTAATGACTAGCTTTGTGAGTACAGGGACTGTGGTTGGTTTCGCTGTGACTTCTCTTATTCTTTTATTATGGCGTTTGGGCCAAGTAAAAGGCCGTAAGAGTGTTGTAATCACCCTTGCGGTTATCTTACTAGGTGGTGCAAGCAGTTTATTTATTGGTAGTTTGACGGCTGATAAATGGTCAACGCCACTGCCTGCCGATCATGCTTGGCAACCACTGAAAAGCGAAGCGATTAGCCAAGAAGTCGCACAAGGGAAAACCGTCTTTGTTGATGTCACGGCTGATTGGTGTATCACCTGTAAAGCCAACAAAATCGGTGTACTGCTGCAAAACCCTGTTTACGATAAACTGGATCAAGACAATATTGTGTTGATGCGTGGCGACTGGACAACGCCATCTGATTACGTTACCGGCTTCTTACAATCATACGGCCGTTTTGGTGTGCCGTTTAACATTGTTTATGGCCCTAACGCGCCAGAAGGTATCGCACTACCTGTTATTCTAACCAAAGATGACGTCATGGCCGCAATCGCTGAAGCTGAAGGCAAAAGCACTTCAAGCGATAAGGGCTAA
- a CDS encoding protein disulfide oxidoreductase, translating into MSDNTNAKKSKVKPSQSTKGSSVKKWAKEGFTLLLIMLIVSTAMDWWRNQSIPQNTLAPTVYTAINGEQYDPVSLSYEKPVLLYFWATWCGICKFVSPTINWMNDDYTVISVAMTSGENDRLNAYMNYHDYQFPVVNDPSGQLGHQWGIAATPTVMVLRDGKIVSSTTGISTPPGIWARMALAK; encoded by the coding sequence ATGTCCGACAATACGAATGCTAAAAAATCGAAGGTGAAACCATCGCAATCAACTAAAGGCTCTAGCGTTAAAAAGTGGGCCAAAGAAGGATTCACCCTTCTACTTATTATGCTGATTGTAAGCACTGCAATGGATTGGTGGCGTAATCAATCCATCCCGCAGAACACACTCGCACCCACGGTATATACCGCCATCAATGGTGAGCAATATGATCCTGTATCGCTCAGCTACGAGAAGCCAGTGTTACTGTATTTTTGGGCAACATGGTGTGGCATCTGTAAATTTGTGAGTCCGACTATTAATTGGATGAATGATGATTACACTGTTATTTCTGTTGCAATGACATCAGGTGAGAATGATAGGCTAAATGCTTACATGAATTACCATGATTACCAGTTTCCTGTTGTAAACGACCCATCAGGGCAACTTGGGCATCAATGGGGAATTGCCGCCACGCCAACTGTCATGGTGCTTCGCGATGGTAAAATCGTCTCATCCACCACTGGGATTTCTACTCCCCCTGGTATTTGGGCACGAATGGCACTTGCTAAGTAA
- a CDS encoding c-type cytochrome → MKVKMMIASLTLLATSVSASPFEKPEDAIHYRQAAFSMIAANFGDMADMVKGRKDWNQEVFSKRAQYISTLALMPAEAFSVDGSDKGDTKAKPEIWTDWDGFTVKLNKFQTDLTQLAQVASQGDERATKKAFGVAAKNCKACHSDYKFR, encoded by the coding sequence ATGAAAGTAAAAATGATGATAGCTAGCCTTACGCTGCTAGCAACCAGTGTGTCAGCATCTCCTTTTGAAAAGCCTGAAGATGCCATCCATTATCGCCAAGCGGCATTTTCTATGATTGCAGCAAACTTTGGTGATATGGCGGATATGGTGAAAGGCCGTAAAGACTGGAACCAAGAAGTATTTAGTAAGCGTGCGCAATACATTTCAACATTGGCGTTGATGCCTGCTGAGGCATTCAGTGTTGATGGTTCTGATAAGGGTGACACCAAAGCGAAACCTGAAATTTGGACCGATTGGGACGGCTTTACCGTTAAGTTAAACAAGTTCCAAACGGATCTGACACAACTCGCGCAAGTCGCATCTCAAGGTGATGAGCGAGCGACAAAGAAAGCGTTTGGTGTTGCAGCTAAAAACTGTAAAGCCTGCCACAGCGATTATAAATTCCGCTAA
- a CDS encoding tRNA (adenine(22)-N(1))-methyltransferase, protein MKLSKRLKTIEQMVTPEYDHIWDCCCDHGFLGAALLSRQAANNIHFVDIVPELIDELESKLQRFYTNSTSNWHTHCLSVAALPLAQYKGKHLIIIAGVGGDLMITFIEVIHKMYPKMDIDFLLCPVHHQYSLRQKLNTLDFNLKHEVLVEDNHRFYEVIFVSSKSNQNNPVSLVGSHIWQADSDTQAKVTKHYLKKTLEHYQRIQHGNSMDVSHIIAAYQSITL, encoded by the coding sequence TTGAAACTCAGTAAACGACTCAAAACGATTGAACAAATGGTGACACCAGAATATGACCACATCTGGGATTGTTGCTGCGATCATGGGTTTCTTGGCGCAGCCTTGTTATCACGACAAGCAGCCAACAATATCCACTTTGTTGATATTGTTCCTGAACTGATAGATGAACTAGAAAGCAAACTGCAACGTTTTTACACCAATTCCACATCAAACTGGCACACCCACTGCTTGAGTGTTGCAGCCTTGCCATTAGCCCAATACAAAGGCAAGCACCTCATTATTATTGCTGGTGTCGGTGGTGATTTGATGATTACGTTTATTGAAGTCATACATAAAATGTATCCTAAAATGGATATCGATTTCTTGCTATGCCCTGTTCATCACCAGTATTCATTACGCCAAAAGTTGAATACGCTTGATTTCAATTTGAAGCATGAAGTCTTAGTTGAAGATAATCACAGATTTTATGAAGTGATTTTTGTCTCTTCAAAAAGTAACCAGAACAACCCTGTGAGTCTCGTTGGTAGTCACATCTGGCAAGCAGACTCAGATACGCAAGCCAAAGTTACTAAACACTATTTAAAGAAAACACTAGAGCATTATCAACGTATTCAGCATGGTAATAGCATGGATGTTAGCCACATTATTGCTGCTTACCAGTCCATAACGCTCTAA
- a CDS encoding DUF2797 domain-containing protein, with protein MHGTLSKMKSSLCPESSTVDYQLPVGESLLALNPLIGKPLKMTFTGNIFCDACGKKTKKSYSQGHCFPCMKKLARCDMCIMKPETCHYDAGTCREPEWGDSFCMVPHYVYLSNTSGLKVGITRHTQLPTRWIDQGATQALPIFKVKTRKLSGLVEIALAELVADKTNWRAMLKGDNKDIDLIAEAKRLIPEIEANLEELTGTFGSDAIERLDEDLVNISYPVTQHPTKISSHNFDKEPVVEGTLLGIKGQYLMFDTGVINIRKFTSYEITVDA; from the coding sequence ATGCACGGAACGTTAAGTAAAATGAAGTCGAGCTTGTGCCCTGAAAGCAGCACAGTCGACTACCAACTCCCAGTGGGCGAATCCCTACTCGCTTTAAATCCACTGATTGGTAAACCACTAAAGATGACTTTCACTGGCAACATCTTTTGCGATGCTTGTGGAAAGAAAACTAAGAAAAGCTACTCACAGGGCCACTGTTTCCCCTGTATGAAAAAGCTTGCGCGTTGTGATATGTGTATCATGAAACCAGAAACTTGCCACTACGATGCAGGGACATGCCGTGAACCTGAATGGGGCGATAGCTTCTGCATGGTACCGCACTATGTCTACTTGTCGAATACCTCAGGATTAAAAGTTGGGATTACGCGTCATACTCAGCTTCCTACTCGCTGGATAGATCAGGGAGCAACTCAGGCACTTCCTATCTTCAAAGTTAAAACACGTAAACTGTCTGGTTTAGTCGAAATTGCATTAGCCGAGCTTGTAGCCGATAAAACCAACTGGCGCGCCATGCTTAAAGGCGATAATAAAGACATAGATTTAATCGCAGAAGCAAAACGCTTGATCCCTGAGATTGAAGCGAACCTTGAAGAACTGACTGGCACCTTCGGCAGCGATGCTATTGAACGATTAGATGAAGATCTGGTTAACATCAGTTACCCTGTCACTCAGCATCCTACCAAGATTAGCTCACATAACTTTGATAAAGAGCCTGTTGTAGAAGGAACGTTGCTAGGCATTAAAGGCCAATACTTGATGTTTGACACTGGTGTGATCAACATCCGAAAATTCACCAGCTATGAAATTACCGTTGACGCTTAA
- the nagE gene encoding N-acetylglucosamine-specific PTS transporter subunit IIBC codes for MSILGYMQKVGKALMVPVATLPAAAILMGIGYWIDPVGWGAESVLAAFLIKSGSAIIDNMAVLFAIGVSFGLSKDKNGSAALSGFICFMVLTTLLSPGNVAQLLGVATDAVPAAFNKINNQFIGIIVGIVSAEIYNRYSSVELPKALAFFSGKRLVPILTSIAGMILAFVFMYVWPVVYDALIIFGTQLQGLGALGAGLFGFFNRLMLTVGMHHALYPVFWFDVVGINDIPNFLGGAQSIANGTGIPGQTGMYQAGFFPIMMFGLPGAALAMYHCADAANKNKVFSIMLAAAMASFFTGITEPLEFSFMFLAPVLYFIHAVLTGISLYIAASMEWMAGFGFSAGLVDFVLSSQNPLATNWYMLIPQGIVFFMLYYSVFKFAIVKFNLKTPGRGEDMNEAEQEEDIEGLTASYIKAIGGKQNIVEVDNCITRLRLTVKDSDLADKQALLALGAAGVVPLGKNGLQVIVGLGKVDKVANQMKLSLAAS; via the coding sequence ATGAGTATTTTGGGTTACATGCAAAAGGTAGGTAAGGCACTGATGGTGCCAGTCGCTACTTTACCAGCTGCGGCAATACTGATGGGGATAGGGTATTGGATTGATCCTGTTGGCTGGGGGGCTGAAAGCGTATTGGCTGCTTTTCTGATTAAATCGGGCTCAGCCATTATCGATAACATGGCCGTTCTTTTTGCCATTGGCGTGTCTTTTGGGTTAAGTAAAGACAAGAATGGTTCTGCTGCGCTTTCTGGTTTCATCTGTTTTATGGTACTGACAACGCTGCTATCACCGGGTAATGTTGCGCAGTTACTTGGTGTTGCCACTGATGCAGTTCCTGCTGCATTCAATAAAATAAACAACCAGTTTATTGGTATTATTGTGGGTATCGTTTCTGCTGAAATCTATAACCGTTACTCAAGTGTTGAGCTTCCCAAAGCACTGGCATTCTTTAGCGGTAAGCGTTTAGTGCCTATCTTAACGTCAATTGCGGGCATGATTTTGGCGTTTGTTTTCATGTATGTTTGGCCTGTCGTGTACGACGCATTAATTATTTTTGGCACTCAGTTACAAGGACTTGGTGCTTTAGGTGCTGGTCTATTTGGTTTCTTTAATCGCTTAATGCTTACCGTTGGGATGCACCACGCGTTGTACCCAGTATTTTGGTTTGATGTGGTGGGGATTAACGATATTCCTAATTTCTTGGGTGGTGCACAATCCATTGCTAACGGCACTGGTATTCCGGGTCAAACAGGTATGTATCAGGCGGGTTTCTTCCCTATCATGATGTTTGGTTTACCAGGCGCTGCTTTGGCTATGTATCACTGTGCTGATGCGGCCAATAAGAATAAAGTATTCTCCATCATGTTAGCTGCAGCAATGGCTTCGTTCTTCACAGGGATCACTGAGCCACTAGAGTTCAGCTTTATGTTCCTTGCTCCAGTCTTGTACTTCATCCATGCTGTGCTGACGGGGATCTCACTGTATATTGCTGCTAGCATGGAGTGGATGGCAGGTTTTGGTTTTTCTGCGGGTCTGGTTGATTTTGTACTATCAAGCCAGAATCCTCTTGCGACAAACTGGTACATGCTAATCCCACAAGGCATTGTATTCTTTATGCTTTATTACAGCGTATTTAAATTTGCGATTGTTAAATTTAATCTAAAAACGCCGGGGCGTGGTGAAGACATGAATGAAGCAGAGCAAGAAGAAGATATTGAAGGCTTAACAGCAAGCTATATTAAAGCGATTGGCGGTAAGCAAAATATTGTGGAAGTCGATAACTGTATTACACGCTTACGCCTAACGGTAAAAGATTCAGATCTTGCTGATAAACAAGCTTTGTTAGCACTGGGTGCAGCAGGTGTGGTTCCGCTTGGTAAGAATGGTCTTCAAGTTATTGTTGGTCTTGGTAAGGTCGACAAGGTTGCGAATCAAATGAAGCTTTCTTTGGCTGCATCATAA
- a CDS encoding LysR substrate-binding domain-containing protein: MDSKQALLKNMHTFNVAVKTMSFKSAAAELHLTQSAVSHRIKVLEQELGFCLFIRGTRQLSLTPEGERLHNTLARSLSTIFNEIDNIQSSDLSGDLRILTAHGFARDWLVPRLAKFKQTFPNLNLVVNLHEEIVELDKEEFDVAFYYGDYQQPNVYCLPLFDEMYLPVCTPQYAKEHRLLERGSQGLSSVNFLHSSQSNAWPRWLKSINSEIDSYQQCYRFSQQGLAVEAAKKSVGVAIGRLRFLTPAIEAGELLAPFPAMETHQRYALLCMDSMQHRPKIAAFIQWVKSELA, encoded by the coding sequence ATGGATTCTAAACAAGCACTACTAAAAAACATGCATACCTTCAATGTGGCAGTTAAAACCATGAGTTTTAAATCTGCAGCCGCAGAGCTACACCTGACACAAAGTGCCGTTAGTCACCGAATCAAGGTATTAGAGCAAGAGCTAGGATTTTGTCTTTTTATTAGGGGAACGAGGCAGTTGTCCTTAACACCAGAAGGCGAACGTTTACACAATACCCTCGCCCGCTCTCTCTCTACTATTTTTAATGAGATAGATAACATTCAGTCTAGCGATCTCAGTGGTGATCTTCGTATTTTAACGGCTCATGGTTTTGCGCGAGATTGGTTGGTACCAAGGCTTGCTAAATTTAAGCAAACCTTTCCTAACTTAAACTTAGTGGTCAACTTGCACGAAGAAATTGTCGAGCTAGACAAGGAAGAATTTGATGTGGCGTTTTACTATGGGGACTATCAACAGCCAAATGTTTATTGTCTGCCATTATTTGATGAAATGTACTTGCCTGTTTGCACTCCGCAGTATGCAAAAGAACACCGTCTGTTAGAGCGAGGTAGCCAAGGATTATCCTCCGTCAATTTCCTACACTCAAGTCAATCAAATGCTTGGCCACGCTGGTTAAAGTCGATCAACAGTGAGATAGACAGCTATCAACAATGTTACCGATTTAGCCAACAAGGCTTAGCCGTTGAAGCTGCAAAAAAATCGGTTGGGGTTGCCATTGGCCGTCTGCGGTTTTTAACGCCAGCCATCGAAGCGGGTGAATTATTGGCGCCATTTCCGGCCATGGAAACTCATCAGCGATACGCACTGCTTTGCATGGATTCCATGCAGCATAGGCCTAAAATTGCCGCTTTTATTCAGTGGGTTAAATCAGAATTAGCATAA
- the efpL gene encoding elongation factor P-like protein EfpL translates to MPKASEIKKFAAIELNGKVLLVKEIKKLTPSGRAGASLYRMRLYDVATGAKSDESFKADEMINLADFRRHQASFSYIDGDEYVFMDNEDYTPYNFTKESIAEELLFITEETQGIQVLTVDGTPVAIELPATVDLVIVETDPSIKGASASARTKPAVLTTGLTVQVPEYIASGEKIKINTAEHKFMSRA, encoded by the coding sequence ATGCCAAAGGCAAGTGAAATCAAAAAATTTGCAGCCATTGAACTCAATGGCAAAGTATTGTTAGTGAAAGAAATTAAAAAACTAACTCCGAGTGGTCGTGCTGGTGCAAGCCTTTACCGTATGCGTCTATATGATGTCGCTACGGGCGCAAAAAGCGATGAAAGCTTCAAAGCAGATGAAATGATTAACCTTGCGGACTTCCGTCGTCATCAAGCATCATTCTCTTACATCGATGGTGACGAGTATGTCTTCATGGATAACGAAGATTACACGCCATACAACTTCACCAAAGAGTCTATTGCTGAAGAGCTTCTTTTCATTACTGAAGAAACTCAAGGCATTCAAGTTCTTACTGTTGATGGTACCCCTGTTGCAATCGAACTACCTGCAACGGTAGACCTTGTGATTGTTGAAACAGATCCTTCAATCAAAGGTGCATCTGCAAGTGCGCGTACTAAACCTGCTGTACTAACAACAGGCTTAACAGTGCAAGTACCTGAGTACATCGCATCTGGCGAGAAGATCAAAATTAACACAGCTGAACACAAGTTCATGAGCCGTGCTTAA
- a CDS encoding DUF7661 family protein — protein sequence MLIRFNVYGTIMAVQRKNEEWLLFKESETSMRVRIYDVAIPAELPAEVLAQYLADIFHEHACERYSEVEQYKG from the coding sequence ATGCTAATTCGGTTTAATGTATACGGTACGATCATGGCTGTTCAGCGCAAGAATGAGGAATGGTTACTGTTTAAAGAGTCAGAAACCTCAATGCGTGTACGTATTTACGATGTAGCTATTCCGGCTGAATTGCCTGCTGAAGTATTAGCTCAATATCTGGCTGATATATTTCATGAGCATGCTTGTGAGCGTTATTCTGAGGTTGAGCAGTATAAAGGGTGA
- a CDS encoding cupin domain-containing protein: protein MLNMDFSQRIVIDTNLMEWLPSPSGGVRRKPLEREAAESGHTTSVVEYTAQAKFPTHPHPLGEEIFVLDGVFSDETGDFPAGSYIRNPPASQHAPFSRQGCRIFVKLNQFNKRDSQQVNINTQTAPWLDGIGGLKVMPLHAFKDSSIQGARHEHTALVKWPAGELFQPHQHVGGEEIYVISGEFRDENGCYPAGSWIRSPHQSMHCPYVNEDTIILVKTGHLALV, encoded by the coding sequence ATGCTCAATATGGACTTTAGTCAACGCATTGTTATTGATACCAACCTAATGGAATGGCTACCCAGCCCATCAGGTGGTGTCCGCCGAAAACCATTAGAACGAGAAGCCGCTGAATCTGGGCACACCACTAGCGTCGTTGAATACACCGCACAAGCCAAATTTCCGACTCACCCTCACCCATTAGGTGAAGAGATCTTTGTATTAGATGGCGTATTTTCAGATGAAACGGGAGATTTTCCTGCTGGCAGCTATATTCGTAATCCACCCGCATCCCAGCACGCCCCTTTTAGCCGACAGGGCTGTCGAATTTTTGTAAAGCTCAATCAATTCAACAAAAGGGATAGCCAACAAGTTAATATCAACACCCAAACAGCACCTTGGCTAGATGGCATTGGTGGATTAAAAGTGATGCCATTACATGCGTTTAAAGACAGTTCTATACAAGGAGCACGTCACGAACATACCGCACTTGTTAAATGGCCTGCTGGGGAGCTTTTTCAGCCTCATCAACATGTTGGTGGCGAAGAAATATACGTGATTTCAGGTGAATTCAGAGATGAAAACGGTTGTTATCCTGCGGGCAGTTGGATACGTAGCCCACATCAAAGTATGCATTGCCCTTATGTTAACGAAGACACCATCATATTAGTTAAGACAGGTCACTTAGCTTTGGTATAG
- a CDS encoding thioesterase family protein: protein MTTIHHHPVQIYYEDTDHSGVVYHPNFLKYFERAREHVIDSDKLATLWNDHGLGFAVYKANMVFQDGVEFAEVCDIRTSVTLDGKYKTLWRQEVWRPNGTRAAVIGNIEMVCLDKQKRLQPIPQDLLDSMASMV from the coding sequence ATGACGACCATTCATCATCATCCTGTACAAATCTACTACGAAGATACCGATCACTCAGGTGTTGTTTATCACCCAAACTTTCTAAAATATTTTGAACGCGCTCGTGAGCACGTAATCGACAGCGATAAGCTCGCAACCTTATGGAATGACCATGGACTTGGCTTTGCGGTTTATAAAGCGAACATGGTTTTTCAAGATGGTGTCGAGTTTGCTGAAGTCTGCGACATTCGCACTAGTGTCACCCTCGACGGTAAATACAAAACCCTATGGCGACAAGAAGTATGGCGTCCTAATGGTACACGTGCAGCCGTTATTGGTAATATCGAAATGGTTTGCTTGGATAAACAAAAACGCTTACAACCGATCCCACAGGATTTACTAGATAGCATGGCATCCATGGTGTAA
- a CDS encoding 4'-phosphopantetheinyl transferase family protein: MTENTVDLWFLTLPKVNKHSDANMHSSHATLIHRARTLLSKDELDKAMRYRQPLARMHAIYIRAFLRVTLSRYAAIKPHEWCFEYGEQGKPYLSRAQRQQTELAFNLSHSDEQVLLAITQTADQEIELGVDIEFEREHLSVSTIMKNYFHPLEITALTQLEFGDQRRRFFDLWVLKESYIKATGKGLAHALRSFGFDFSFSHKQQLSLVNENDESEHSLELITGIVLDVLSSRAEDDKNKNVKKQIETITWSTYLGRLSAACRFGLVVKGRKLEPSSIHARQICLEDVLAK; encoded by the coding sequence ATGACTGAAAATACAGTGGATTTGTGGTTTCTTACCTTGCCCAAAGTAAATAAACATTCAGATGCTAATATGCACTCTAGCCACGCGACATTGATTCATCGGGCACGTACCTTACTAAGCAAAGATGAGTTAGATAAAGCGATGCGTTACCGACAGCCTTTAGCACGTATGCACGCTATCTACATACGTGCATTTCTTCGTGTGACGCTGTCACGCTATGCAGCTATAAAGCCTCATGAGTGGTGTTTTGAATATGGTGAACAAGGTAAGCCATATTTGTCGAGAGCACAGCGACAGCAAACAGAGCTGGCTTTTAATCTCAGCCATAGCGATGAACAGGTGCTGTTGGCTATTACACAAACGGCTGATCAAGAGATTGAACTTGGCGTGGATATCGAGTTTGAAAGGGAGCACCTATCTGTTAGCACTATCATGAAGAATTATTTTCACCCCCTAGAAATAACAGCATTAACGCAGTTGGAATTTGGCGATCAGCGTCGACGTTTTTTTGATTTGTGGGTACTCAAAGAGTCCTATATAAAGGCGACAGGGAAGGGGCTTGCACACGCTTTAAGATCATTTGGGTTTGATTTTTCTTTTAGTCATAAACAACAGCTTTCACTGGTGAATGAAAACGATGAAAGTGAACATTCGCTTGAACTCATCACTGGCATTGTTTTGGACGTATTGTCGTCTAGGGCGGAAGATGATAAGAACAAAAATGTAAAAAAGCAAATAGAAACAATCACTTGGTCTACCTACTTGGGGCGCTTGTCTGCGGCTTGCCGCTTTGGCTTAGTGGTAAAAGGGCGTAAGCTAGAACCGTCATCTATTCACGCCCGCCAAATTTGTCTTGAAGATGTACTGGCTAAGTAA